The Penicillium oxalicum strain HP7-1 chromosome IV, whole genome shotgun sequence genome contains a region encoding:
- a CDS encoding Aldehyde dehydrogenase has translation MALSATIQTPNLTYEQPLGLFINNEFIKGVEGKTFETINPTTEKVITAVHEATEKDVDIAVKAAREAFEGAWHHVTPSDRGRMLTKLADLFERDMETLAAIEALDNGKAVTMAKGDIAAASGCLRYYGGWADKITGQTIDTNTETLSYTRHEPVGVCGQIIPWNFPILMWAWKIGPAVAAGNTVIIKTAEQTPLSGLYACKLIVEAGFPPGVINVISGFGRTAGAAISSHMDIDKVAFTGSTLVGRTILQAAAKSNLKKVTLELGGKSPNIVFDDADIDNAISWSNFGIFFNHGQCCCAGSRLLVQEGIYDKFVERFKERAAKNQLGNPFADDTFQGPQVSQLQFDRIMEYIKHGKNEGATVALGGERHGTEGYFIQPTVFTDVKPDMKIAQEEIFGPVIAITKFKDEAEAIKIGNSTSYGLAAAVHTKNVNTAIRVSNALKAGTVWINNYNMISYQAPFGGFKESGLGRELGSYALDNYTQVKTVHYRLGDALFG, from the exons ATGGCTCTCTCCGCTACCATCCAGACCCCCAACCTCACCTATGAGCAGCCTCTGGGCCT GTTCATCAACAACGAGTTCATCAAGGGTGTCGAAGGCAAGACCTTCGAGACAATCAACCCCACCACCGAAAAGGTCATCACCGCCGTGCACGAGGCCACCGAGAAGGATGTCGACATTGCCGTCAAGGCCGCTCGCGAGGCCTTCGAGGGTGCCTGGCACCATGTCACCCCCTCGGACCGTGGCCGCATGCTGACCAAGCTGGCCGATCTGTTCGAGCGGGACATGGAGACCCTCGCTGCCATCGAGGCTCTCGACAACGGCAAGGCCGTCACCATGGCCAAGGGTGACATTGCCGCTGCCTCCGGCTGCCTGCGCTACTACGGTGGCTGGGCCGACAAGATCACCGGTCAGACCATCGACACCAACACCGAGACTCTCTCCTACACCCGCCACGAGCCCGTCGGTGTTTGCGGTCAGATCATTCCCTGGAACTTCCCCATCCTGATGTGGGCCTGGAAGATCGGACCCGCCGTCGCCGCCGGTAacaccgtcatcatcaagaccGCGGAGCAGACCCCTCTCTCCGGTCTGTACGCGTGCAAGCTCATCGTGGAGGCTGGTTTCCCCCCCGGTGTCATCAACGTCATCTCCGGTTTCGGCCGCACCGCCGGTGCCGCCATCTCCAGCCACATGGACATCGACAAGGTGGCCTTCACCGGTTCCACCCTCGTTGGTCGTACCATCCTGCAGGCCGCCGCCAAGAGTAACCTGAAGAAGGTCACTCTCGAGCTGGGTGGCAAGTCCCCCAACATTGTCTTCGACGATGCCGATATCGACAACGCCATCTCCTGGTCCAACTTTggtatcttcttcaaccaCGGCCAGTGCTGCTGTGCCGGTTCCCGTCTGCTGGTCCAGGAGGGAATCTACGACAAGTTCGTGGAGCGCTTCAAGGAGCGTGCGGCCAAGAACCAGCTCGGTAACCCCTTCGCCGATGACACCTTCCAGGGTCCCCAGGTCTCGCAGCTGCAGTTCGACCGCATCATGGAGTACATCAAGCACGGTAAGAACGAGGGTGCCACCGTTGCCCTGGGCGGTGAGCGCCACGGCACCGAGGGCTACTTCATCCAGCCCACCGTCTTCACCGACGTGAAGCCCGACATGAAGATTGCCCAGGAGGAGATCTTCGGACCCGTCATTGCCATCACCAAGTTCAAGGATGAGGCCGAGGCCATCAAGATTGGCAACAGCACCAGCTACGGTCTCGCGGCCGCCGTTCACACCAAGAACGTCAACACCGCCATCCGCGTGTCCAACGCCCTCAAGGCCGGTACTGTCTGGATCAACAACTACAACATGATCTCCTACCAGGCTCCCTTCGGTGGCTTCAAGGAGTCCGGTCTCGGCCGTGAGCTCGGCTCCTACGCCTTGGACAACTACACTCAGGTCAAGACCGTCCACTACCGCCTGGGTGATGCTCTGTTCGGTTAA